GAGAAGAAGAAGTACTACTACTTGTGGTATCCAAATAAACTACAAAGGTGTCGGAGTTCGTCCACCGGCATTTTCTCTATGATTTACAAATCCCAATGGGTCTATTTGAAGGAATAGTGATTTGCCAAAAAGATTTGTAAAACTTATTAGGTTTGTAAATCTTTTTTTCTCTGAAATGTAATATTAACATTGTATTAACAAGAGAACCATCTTCAGATCAGATGACACATGATGAGAAGTTACGAGACACATGTAAATGAAGTAAAGAACCAAGTGGTTCCAACCCATCATAGAGATGTCTCAACAACAACCTTTATAGGACatcagaagaattttttttacatAACGTCTTCACTCTTCATGCCCCAGAAATAACTTCTTTAGGGATCAAATCAGGACTCTCCAAATGTTGTCGATGTCTCCATGATTGTGAAGTTGTCAGAAGTGGCCACAAATGGTGTAGTCTCTCCTTCCTCGATTTTCTTACCACGAGCTTAGTTCGTTGGCGGAGAACACCATTCATGGCCTTCAGGTAATTGCTCGAGTCATGATCTCTTAGAATTGTTCCTTCTGAACCGTAAGCTGTAGGATCGCTTAAAGTCTCTAGTGGGTGAGGGGAATTGAGAAAAGCCTTTAAGGCACTTTTTATGCCCAAATGTGAACCACATTGAGTCTTGTCCAAGGCATATAAGGCTCCGCCAGGTGGCAGTAGAGGGTGTGAGGGAGATAGTTTCTCATCTGGTTGTAGAATGAATAACTGACCCAACGGAGTATACAACATTTTCTGCACAGGCAACAACAAATATGGTACAACAGTTAGCAAAATAAACTAAAATCTTCTGTATGAATTCTGGTGCAAGATGTCTTGTTTCGCCAATTCATCTTTTAGTCTTAGTTTTTTCAGCAACCTCCTGTTTTATTTATAACACTATGCTTCGAGTAGGTTTGGAAGTAAGATAAAAGAAGGTTCAGAGGCAACTTACATTTTTATTGAGGCAAGGATGGGACCGGAAGGTTCCATTGAGACGCTTTAGTACTTGTGCCACATGGTTAGGGTAGTTGCAAGAAAAGGCTCTTGGCACAATATCTCTGTGCATCATAACAGAGTGAACATGATTCTCATCCAATCCCAATTCTTTTAGTATACGGACACCGCCGCAGAATACAGATGGAGAGCCAAAGGTGACAACTGGTAGCAGAGTTGATGATTCCAGTACCCCTCTAGATAAGAGCATTAGGTTGACCAGGAGTGACAGGCTTCCTCCAAGGGAATGACCAATGAATCTAACTTTCGCGAAATCTCCATATGTTCTCAAATGGTTTAAGATTTCTGGCATGAATTGCTCATATATACCCTTTGCTGCTTCATAAATACCTCTGTGTACCAAAACGTCTGTTCCCTACAAGTGTCAGATTTTAAGGTTCTCCGTTATTGTTCATCCACGTCCGTCTACTATGATAAACTGATAATAGCAACATGCTTACCTCAAATTTGGTGGGTTCAAAAAAGAGGTTTGCCTGCCAAGATGCCAGTGAGTCTGAACCCTGCATTTTAAGTGATAACGGCATGAGTAAAGTAAACAGGACACCATTCAGGTAGAAATTTAAACCAGATCTATACATCCTGCTTGCATTTTAATATGCCATTGTCTTCGCATTACAATCATCAGAATTTGAAACACCAAGAAGTTAAAATACCTGAATGATGAAGCAACGAGTAAACGTGCTTGGATCATCACAGATGAACCATTCACAAGGTGAGGAATGTAACGACTGGAGTTCGTTAGCTGCTTCTTGCTTTACATTTTCCTCAGCAGCCACCACGGTAGTCATCGTTGAAGCTGCAACATAAGCTGCAACCTCAGGTTTCTTGTATACTCTAGGTGAGCACTCGCCTCCATATTCCTCCCGCATCATGATTCGTCTCTCTACCTCTGCATCCTCATCCATAGAGGGAGGGTTGTATCCCAACGAAAGGAGACCCTTTGCACGAGAATGAATGTAAGTTGCTGCGGAAGCAGCAATGTTATAAGCTACAGATGGACGAGCGAGACGCTTGGGTTGTTCATAAGCTGCCAGTACTTCTTCCTCAATtaacaaagaagaagagatggGCATGTCAGTAAAGGCGGATCCCTGATCGAGCTTCACTTTCAGTGCAGCTTCAGCTTTCTTCTCCAAGGAAGATGTCACAAAATATAGATTGTAGTATTTCCTCAAGTCTTGAGCCTGGTAGAGTTGCCAATATTCAAAATTGAGATTAAGCGCACTCTCTTGCAGGATTTTTCCATCACTTAGTCAGACCCTAAGAATTGAACAGAAACTTAAAATTAGGTAGACATGCATACCTTGATTTCAGGTATCACATAAGCCATGTTGCAGAGAAAAGCCAGCTGAGAATACAGTTTCGTGTCAGACCATGGAACTCTTGTCAACAACTTGGAGAAGGTTTCTCTATCAAATTCCACTTCTTCTTCCTCAAATTCTGAATCATAATTGGCCTCACAACCTCCTACATGGTCATaatcatcctcctcttcttcgatTATTTGATCATACGACTGTCGATTCTTCCACTGGCTTCTAAGCTCTAAAAGTCTTTCTACCCAATTAGCTCTCTTCTCCTGCTCCCTCTCTTCCTCCTCATGAAGATGTTCATGTTCCTCCACTTCCTCCCTCTCATGATGctcaactagtttcattttatcCGTTTCGAACAAAAGCGACCGTACTTTATTCGGAAGCAACGAACTTGAGATTTGGAATTGATGAAATATACCCACTGATGACTTACTAGTTTTCAATTTCGACTCTGTTGATGTCGCACGAATCGAATACCGGAGTTGTGGGTCGGAATGTGATCTCCTTAAACTCGCACGTTGACATATTTCCATGTTAGAATTTGACCGGCGGAGATTACATTTGTTGTTGTGCTCTTTATAGATATCTTTTGTTGCCGCTGCTATATGAGATGTTGATATGCTCATTGAAGTGCAACccatcttttgttcttcttcttccctctaCAATTTTAAGAACACCTGTAAAATTATTGCAGATCCCATTAGTGATATGAACAGAAACCTTCTTCCTTCCTCTCCCTCTCTGGATTTGCAGTGGTGGTgtagagagagagggagagaagtTTTTAAAGTTTGTTGAGGGAAAAGATGCTCACATTCTTTGAAACCAAACAAAATAAACGGTTTTTCCTAAGACAGTTGATTAAGATGTACTAATTAGGATCATGTGACCTTGATTATATCATGCTTTTCTGAATTTGACCAAAATAATTATGTGCCATCTGACTAAACTACCCTTCACCAGCAGTGATAATCAGGGGTAAGTTCGTACTTTGAGATGTTGCACTGGGCCCTTGACACTTAAGAACTCAAAATAACCAGCCCATTTTGGGTCCCCTTAAACCAGCTAATCGCTATTCATGTTCTGCTTCCATAATAATCTTGCATAGTTGGCTTTTCCAAATTACAGCATCACTTGCTTTCTTTAACGTGCAAGATTATGCATACTAGTGCGTACCATCAATGAAAAGGTAAgcgaaaaaaaagataaaaatggttaCTGATGGCACAAATTTAATCAGAATTTATGATCTCATCTGCTCGTCTGTCCAGAAATGCACGAAATGCAGAAGTAGCTAAGTTATACTACAAAACAAGTAGCTTCTAAGGACGGCTgttttgaaaaaaccgtccctaaagaaggatatttgggacggtgatggcctgaccgtccctaatagtcataaaatatttaaatcaaggctaaaatatgtcCGTCCCAGAAAAAAAACATGGCCAAATAATATTAGTGACAgtggaacaggggacggtacataaaccgtccctaatacctcttgggacggggtttttgtcctcttgggacgttttttggccgtcccaagaggccttgtgttttgtagtgttattTAAAGGACATGACTCATGAAAGTAAAGATGATGGAGAGGAGAACATTTTACGTGTTAGAAACTGAATTAGGTGAGAATAACAAGAAGAAGATATAGTTGTTGGGGTTGATTAGGTTTTGTGTTAATTAGTCCTAGTTATCATGCTATAATCCATAGACACAAACAAGAATTAATCTTTGTGATTAATATCTCCATCAACCTCATTTCCACTACATTATAGCAAAACCATGAGACACGTTAAAGACAAGTAGACAACCTAAGTTTGTATTTTTATTACTAAAAGATAAAGTTTTCAAGAAAGTAATATTCGGATTTTTAGGGCCTTTATTCATTCATAATAATCCTAATCAGTCTTTGGAGTTTCCAAATATTCATAGACAATCTTTGTAGTTTTGTTTGACAAGTTACTGATTAAAATTTCTTAGCaacttagacctaatctagtttaATGAAGAATCAAACCAAATTAGATGATATTTAAGACAGAAAATAAACTTTGCATGTAACACCACGTGGTGTACGTAGCCTATAGTCTTTATTAGTTGttgagaaattaaaaaaaaaattgaaggtgaaaaaaaatgaataatcaaATCATCTTCTATACATAACAAATGTGTGATCATAACCACCCTTATTTTTGATGATCAATGATGATGACTATGAATGCTTCCATCAAAATCGTCCATTTTATTACTTTAGGGGAAATTTATTTATAAAAAGATTAAAACTATGCGGTGGTAATGCATGTAATGATATCTGATGCATTCGCGCTGATATGATCGATCAAATCAATTATAAATACAAAAAGATTAACAAATGAGAAGCTAGGCTGTGCAAATTGATTCACTGGCAGGAAAATGAGATTGATACACATCTTACCTGATATTTTTTTGATGATTTATTTGGCCAACGTTGATGAACAATTGACAATTGATTAAGCTCGGCGAACGTCGCAGAAGAGATAAATTCAATCTTCTTCTCCCTTACATTGCATTTTCAGATGATCCGGTAGAATAATCTCAAACTATTCCTTCTTTTGCTGTGAAAGTCCGTAGAAAGTACGGCATTTCGGGGCTAGTAGGTAACCTACGGAAGAATGTTGCTTCTTAAAGACTTTGATATGAATGATGGGATGTTGATGGGACTTACTATATGTTGTTACATATCACATCATGTAGTGATGATCATCGAAATAAGAAAAGGACGATAGATCTTAAAATTGGAATGAGTGATACGATCGAATTATGAAAGTTAAGGAAATTGGGTCATCAATTAGTTTCTTTATATATAAGCGAGAGGAGGAGGAATCTAAAGAATCTAAGCACGTGACGTTCTTTCTCTTAGCACTAAGGCTGAACACCTTTGGTTTTACACTTTAATTTTGTCAACAAAGGTTCAAAGAGTCATGCTCTCAGCCCACTCGAGTGCATAACATTTTGTTTTTGTCACCAAAGGTTCTATTAGGTATCCTCTCACCCCACTCGAGTGTATAACAACCAAGGTAGTTAGGGCGAAATTccggatttcggtccaagaagaTGAGATTTTGTTAATTTTGGCCGGACGAAATTtttgcgaaaatttcggccggaaacgcgtttttcggtcggaatttcggccggaatatatatatataaatttttttaaaattgagtggattaatctcaagtacaaaaattaaacagattaattcactcactagtattattgcttgttgttgtgtttgaatttcttgacctaaaattatcatttggtgttgatgatgaggaaggtgaacaaccagatttactaatactatgtttcttttaagtggGTCAATACTCCCTCAATCTTCTAGTCTGACTCAAACTAGGATTGGAATTAATTGAACCTGGCAACAAACACTTCTTAttataaaagttggaaccgaaattacaccgaaatttgaaaacgaaatctccccgagacaacgttgtaccagtgtcttGCTCGGGACCGAGATAAACCGGAATCCGAAATTAACTACCTTGATAACAACACAACAGGGAAGAGTCGTGGTGTGAGCACTCCATGCCTCCATAGTCTTTTGTTATAGGGATGGGTACGTAGCAAGTAAGTTTTCTCTAAACAGAAGCTATAACGCTGCGTCAAACTGTATAAAGATTGGTAGACCGTTCTTTTTAACCCATACCTAGCGCTGCAGCAAATGATGGTCTTTTCTTAGTCCACATTTGAGAGCATAACAACACAATGAACATGCACTTATAAAACGTCATATatcattttcttttttatgtGCATCTCTATCTGACACCTTAAAAGATGTAATACGATGGCTTAAATGTATTTTTATGCGCTCGAGGGCATCCCAACGAATCCTCttctttgtttttatattttaacACGTCCCTTGTATGACGACATAATGATACTATGCAGTGCTCATTGCATGGGGCATTGGGGGAAATGAAGTTGAGTCATTAAGGGGAGCAGCAAGAAGTGAAAGACAAATGTGCGGATGCATGTTAACAAGAAAAGGCTTCAAGATTACACATTTCACTCAAGCAGACGCACACAGTCTTTTCTCGTGggcagagaagaaaccaaagtcaTAAGCAGAAAGAGAATTCCTCTTCTTACTCACCTGCAGCTTCAACGGCCACAAATAGCTCTGCACCAACACTTTCTATTTCTCATGCAGGTGTCAATACCAATATGTAGTTAGGTCTGTCTTTTCTCTGGAACTATGCATGAATCAGGTGCTGAAATGAAAATGCGGTTAGTGATTCAGATTGTAGCTTCCAAGTGGGATGTATGTTGTGGGTAGTTGAGACAATCAGAACTTAAACCCACACCAAGGCCGTATTCATGAGAGCCTTTAAATTTATTTACGACAGAAGTTTTTGACGTTTTGTGACCCCCATTCTTGAAAAATTATTtgaaattttgttttatttgtggATCTTGGGTGAAATTGGTGCCATTTGATGTGTGTGTGTGGATCTCAAGGCGGGTGCATCTGCTAGACTCAATAAGCATTCATCTATCAAGAGTTCAATATGCAATGTAATGTAGCTtgatcaagtttttttttttgttgttgttttttggtaTTCAGCTTGATCAAGTTATAAAGGATAAATTCTCACATCGAAGAAATCGTATATGGTCACGTCTCACTAGGGGTGAGCAAAAAATCCGTAACCACGGATTTTATCCgtatccgtccgtaaaattgTGGGTGAcaaccaatccgcaagagttaTGGACCGGACATGGATGCAGTTTTAAATCCGCATGCAGTGCGGTTACGGTCACGGGTGGGCTTTGAAAACCGCGAATTATCCGCACCTCAGGGCAACCTACTTATCTATCTATTTGAATGCTTGCAATGAACCTTCAAGTTCAAATTCATGCTAGTAGCATTGTTTTCAGTACTTACAAGCGCAGCATATTGCAACCAAGAACCTTTGAGGCTTATAATATTCTCGAACTTTCTTAATGGGCCTCGTCTGTTTTGGAATATCTGTAAGTGCTACACTTATAAAGCACATAGTTCAGGAATTACTTCACCAGATCCTTGGATGAGAACAATATATCCCTTGGGCCTTCGCAGCATTTACAGCACTAGTATCAGGCCGCCTTACAGAATCAACACACGGAAGACATAATTGCTGGGAAATTTATATACTTCAAGACAACAATTACGGCGGTGAATTCGGCTCTAGCAGTCTagctaatcttttttttttctttttgttttaccaaatccgcggttaatccgcaaccggttcgtacaatccgcggatccgcggatatgaaatccgcggatgattgggccggtcacggtttgattttccaaatccgcaactttgacggtttggttgcgggtgacccctaatccgcagccgtacgtccgttgcacacccctacgtCTCACATAATTTGTGGTTAAGCCCTGGTAAATCATATATGGTCACGTCTCACATTATTTGTGGGTAAGCCCAGCTAACACGGATGtactttccttttttttatcagtaaagaatttggtgctagcGAGTGTCGAACCCAAGTCACCTCTCACATTCTTGATTAAGCCCAAATAATACGAATATTCGGTTTTTCTttctaaagaatttggtgctagcaagtttcgaactcatatcactggTATCATCATCCAATGACTTTACACTATATTACTGTCAGGGCCGGTCTTGAGCCAAGCCTACCAAGACTTTGCCTTGGAGCAGCACGACGCTCTAGGGCAACATATTTTAGGGATAGTCAACAATAGATTATTttaat
This portion of the Papaver somniferum cultivar HN1 chromosome 11, ASM357369v1, whole genome shotgun sequence genome encodes:
- the LOC113321360 gene encoding phospholipase A1 PLIP1, chloroplastic-like; the protein is MGCTSMSISTSHIAAATKDIYKEHNNKCNLRRSNSNMEICQRASLRRSHSDPQLRYSIRATSTESKLKTSKSSVGIFHQFQISSSLLPNKVRSLLFETDKMKLVEHHEREEVEEHEHLHEEEEREQEKRANWVERLLELRSQWKNRQSYDQIIEEEEDDYDHVGGCEANYDSEFEEEEVEFDRETFSKLLTRVPWSDTKLYSQLAFLCNMAYVIPEIKAQDLRKYYNLYFVTSSLEKKAEAALKVKLDQGSAFTDMPISSSLLIEEEVLAAYEQPKRLARPSVAYNIAASAATYIHSRAKGLLSLGYNPPSMDEDAEVERRIMMREEYGGECSPRVYKKPEVAAYVAASTMTTVVAAEENVKQEAANELQSLHSSPCEWFICDDPSTFTRCFIIQGSDSLASWQANLFFEPTKFEGTDVLVHRGIYEAAKGIYEQFMPEILNHLRTYGDFAKVRFIGHSLGGSLSLLVNLMLLSRGVLESSTLLPVVTFGSPSVFCGGVRILKELGLDENHVHSVMMHRDIVPRAFSCNYPNHVAQVLKRLNGTFRSHPCLNKNKMLYTPLGQLFILQPDEKLSPSHPLLPPGGALYALDKTQCGSHLGIKSALKAFLNSPHPLETLSDPTAYGSEGTILRDHDSSNYLKAMNGVLRQRTKLVVRKSRKERLHHLWPLLTTSQSWRHRQHLESPDLIPKEVISGA